The following coding sequences lie in one Candidatus Eremiobacterota bacterium genomic window:
- a CDS encoding MgtC/SapB family protein, producing MTVVEFIARLAIAAGLGIAIGFERQWRQRAAGLHTSSLVSIGSALFALLDVTIGAGDTTRIVAGVVTGVGFIAGGVIFRSGFNVTGLNTAATIWATAGVGALAGFGLWPQATAGAAAIILLNLLLQPLADAIDARTTRTSSNKE from the coding sequence GTGACGGTCGTCGAGTTTATCGCGCGTCTAGCCATTGCCGCCGGACTCGGCATCGCGATCGGCTTCGAGCGACAATGGCGGCAGCGAGCCGCGGGGCTGCACACGAGCAGCCTGGTTTCCATCGGCTCCGCACTATTCGCACTTCTCGACGTAACGATTGGTGCCGGCGATACGACGCGCATCGTCGCAGGCGTGGTTACTGGCGTTGGCTTCATTGCCGGAGGCGTCATATTTCGCTCGGGATTTAACGTTACCGGCCTCAACACGGCTGCGACGATTTGGGCCACCGCCGGGGTCGGCGCGCTCGCCGGTTTCGGCCTATGGCCGCAAGCCACGGCGGGCGCCGCCGCAATAATACTGCTAAATCTTCTTCTTCAGCCGCTGGCGGATGCAATCGACGCTCGAACGACGCGAACGTCATCCAATAAAGAGTGA
- a CDS encoding DUF4239 domain-containing protein, whose translation MFSGVPILVALPLFASIFAAIAVAAHTALRRVLPSPERLSEHHEVPGFLMGVVGVLYSVVLGFLVGTVWTAFASAQQTADLEAGYVADAFNFAAQLSPPQSTRLQRLLARYALAVRDEDWSVAPAGKDASGAVLYEAVRVAVAVPPARQNASSAAILESNTIRTALIDSLRQIGDTRRLRFVQSQSRLPEGMLEALILGAAAVVAFTFLFGVRSYAKQMIMTALLAGSIGLFFGLVVELSTPYSGAIHVSRDALELVIANNHMAAFAK comes from the coding sequence TTGTTTTCGGGCGTTCCGATTCTCGTGGCGCTGCCACTTTTTGCCAGCATTTTCGCGGCAATCGCCGTTGCAGCCCACACGGCGCTTCGACGCGTTCTGCCTTCGCCTGAGCGGCTGAGCGAGCATCACGAGGTTCCGGGATTCTTGATGGGGGTCGTGGGAGTGCTCTATTCGGTGGTGCTCGGTTTTCTCGTCGGCACCGTTTGGACCGCCTTTGCGTCGGCGCAGCAGACCGCCGATCTCGAAGCCGGATACGTCGCGGACGCATTCAACTTTGCCGCCCAGTTGTCGCCTCCGCAAAGCACGCGGCTGCAACGCCTCCTCGCCCGCTATGCCTTGGCCGTTCGCGATGAAGACTGGTCGGTCGCGCCGGCGGGCAAAGACGCGAGCGGGGCTGTGCTTTACGAAGCCGTACGCGTTGCCGTGGCCGTCCCGCCCGCGCGGCAGAACGCGAGCTCCGCCGCGATCCTTGAGTCGAACACTATTCGAACGGCACTTATTGACTCGCTGCGCCAAATTGGGGACACTCGGCGACTCCGTTTCGTTCAGTCGCAGAGCCGCCTACCCGAAGGGATGCTCGAGGCGCTGATTTTGGGAGCCGCTGCAGTAGTTGCGTTTACGTTTCTCTTCGGAGTGCGCAGCTACGCCAAGCAAATGATCATGACGGCGCTGCTCGCCGGCTCGATCGGCCTCTTTTTTGGGCTGGTCGTAGAACTGAGCACGCCCTATTCGGGCGCCATTCATGTCTCTCGAGACGCCCTCGAGCTCGTCATCGCGAACAACCACATGGCGGCGTTCGCGAAGTAG
- a CDS encoding arylsulfatase, which produces MAANKRDTPSEKPLQREILPIPDKAYPGFIAYDAKDPDSKFLPIEPLTPPKSAPNVLIVLIDDAGYGASSAFGGPCASPTAEQLAKNGLKYTRFHTTALCSPTRAALLSGRNHHTVGMGGITEIATSAPGYSSMRPNSMAPLPEILRLNGYSTAQFGKCHEVPVWEASPVGPFDRWPTGSGFEYFYGFVAGETNQWYPAIHEGTKHIEPPKTPEEGYHFMDDMTDRAIAWVRQQRLLAGSKPFFMYFAPGATHAPHHVPKEWADKYKGKFDQGWDQLREETFARQKKLGVVPQNCDLTERPKEIPSWDSQTPEFKRVLAREMEVYAGFFEYADHHIGRLIDALKEVEAFDNTLVFYIIGDNGASAEGTPRGTFNEVLSFNGMSALETDQFLLDRIDKLGGPESYNHYAVGWAHAMDTPYQWTKQVASHWGGTRNGMIVHWPNGIKADGEIRNQFHHVIDVAPTILDIAGLPEPVMVNGVGQVPMQGVSISYSFDDSKAAERRETQYFEMFGNRGIYHKGWTAVTRHRTPWLMTETAPPFDDDIWELYDTNNDWSQAHDLSKQMPEKLHDLQRLWLIEATRNGVLPLDDRTAERFNSDLAGRPVLISGSSQVLANGMGGLNENGIVNVKNKSHSVTAELIVPDDKPSNGAILSQGGIGGGWMLYVKNGTLTYLYNLCGLRAFVITSGEALTAGKHQVRMEFAYDGGGLAKGGTATLFIDGKEVGSGRIEQTVPMVFSADETTDVGVKFGSPMTPDVPAGADSAFNGTVIAAVIDLKGESTDHLLSREDVMNMIVARQ; this is translated from the coding sequence ATGGCAGCCAATAAGCGGGACACCCCGAGCGAAAAGCCCTTGCAGCGCGAGATCTTGCCGATTCCGGATAAAGCCTACCCCGGATTCATCGCCTACGATGCGAAGGACCCCGACTCCAAATTCTTGCCGATCGAGCCGCTGACGCCGCCCAAAAGCGCGCCGAACGTGCTGATCGTGTTGATCGACGACGCCGGCTATGGCGCCTCGAGCGCATTCGGCGGACCGTGCGCATCGCCCACGGCGGAGCAGCTTGCGAAAAATGGATTGAAATACACGCGGTTTCATACGACGGCGCTCTGCTCGCCCACGCGCGCTGCATTGCTCAGCGGGCGGAACCATCATACGGTCGGCATGGGAGGAATCACCGAGATCGCCACGTCTGCGCCGGGGTACAGCTCGATGCGTCCGAACTCGATGGCGCCGCTCCCTGAAATCCTCCGATTGAACGGATACTCGACCGCGCAGTTCGGCAAGTGCCACGAGGTGCCGGTATGGGAAGCGAGCCCTGTCGGGCCATTCGATCGGTGGCCGACCGGCTCGGGTTTCGAATACTTCTACGGCTTCGTTGCAGGCGAGACCAATCAATGGTATCCAGCAATTCACGAAGGCACAAAGCACATCGAACCGCCGAAGACGCCCGAAGAGGGCTACCACTTCATGGACGACATGACCGATCGCGCGATCGCGTGGGTGCGTCAGCAGCGGCTCCTTGCCGGGAGCAAACCGTTCTTCATGTACTTCGCACCTGGAGCGACACACGCACCTCACCACGTGCCTAAAGAGTGGGCGGATAAGTACAAAGGCAAGTTCGACCAAGGTTGGGACCAGCTGCGCGAAGAGACCTTCGCGCGCCAGAAGAAACTAGGAGTCGTCCCACAGAACTGCGACCTCACCGAGCGTCCCAAGGAAATTCCATCCTGGGATTCGCAAACGCCGGAGTTCAAACGCGTGCTTGCGCGCGAGATGGAAGTTTACGCGGGCTTCTTCGAGTACGCGGACCATCACATCGGCCGGCTCATCGACGCGTTGAAAGAGGTCGAAGCGTTCGATAATACTTTGGTCTTCTATATTATCGGCGACAACGGCGCTTCCGCCGAGGGCACTCCACGCGGCACGTTCAATGAGGTTTTAAGCTTCAATGGGATGAGCGCCCTCGAGACCGATCAATTCCTACTCGACCGCATCGACAAACTCGGCGGCCCCGAGTCGTATAATCACTATGCCGTCGGCTGGGCTCATGCCATGGATACGCCGTATCAATGGACCAAGCAGGTCGCGTCGCATTGGGGCGGCACGCGCAACGGCATGATCGTGCACTGGCCGAACGGCATCAAAGCTGATGGGGAGATTCGCAATCAATTCCATCACGTGATCGACGTGGCGCCGACGATTCTCGATATTGCCGGTCTCCCCGAGCCGGTTATGGTTAATGGCGTAGGCCAGGTGCCGATGCAAGGCGTCAGCATTTCATACAGTTTCGACGACTCGAAGGCGGCCGAACGCCGTGAAACTCAGTACTTCGAAATGTTTGGCAATCGCGGTATTTATCATAAAGGCTGGACCGCGGTAACGCGTCATCGCACGCCGTGGCTCATGACTGAAACGGCGCCGCCCTTCGACGACGATATTTGGGAACTTTACGATACCAACAACGACTGGTCCCAGGCGCACGATCTCTCAAAGCAAATGCCTGAAAAGCTGCACGATCTGCAACGCCTCTGGCTCATTGAGGCCACTCGAAATGGCGTCTTGCCACTAGACGACCGTACCGCCGAGCGATTCAATTCAGATCTTGCGGGACGACCGGTGCTCATCAGCGGTAGCTCACAGGTGCTCGCGAACGGAATGGGCGGCCTCAACGAAAACGGCATCGTCAACGTCAAGAACAAGAGCCATTCGGTCACCGCGGAATTGATCGTACCGGATGATAAACCGAGCAATGGCGCCATTCTTTCCCAGGGCGGAATCGGCGGCGGTTGGATGCTCTATGTGAAGAACGGAACGCTCACGTACTTGTACAACCTTTGCGGGTTGCGCGCTTTCGTCATCACATCAGGGGAGGCGCTCACTGCGGGAAAACACCAGGTCAGAATGGAGTTTGCGTACGACGGCGGAGGGCTTGCAAAAGGGGGAACCGCGACCCTCTTCATCGATGGCAAGGAAGTCGGCAGTGGTCGCATCGAGCAGACCGTTCCCATGGTCTTCTCGGCCGACGAGACTACGGACGTTGGGGTCAAGTTCGGATCTCCGATGACGCCGGATGTTCCGGCCGGTGCAGATAGCGCGTTCAATGGTACCGTGATCGCGGCCGTGATCGACCTCAAAGGCGAAAGCACCGATCATCTCCTTTCGCGCGAGGACGTTATGAACATGATCGTCGCGCGTCAGTAA
- a CDS encoding cellulase family glycosylhydrolase has protein sequence MVQRAGRFSPSVLVAALVVASCGYTTLSSPSSLNDRPQTGAPGIAVRGNEFVTTTAGRLGVQYVRANVPVVLRGVNLSGAEYACLQEHSFWDNPKGDQATIDAMLRWHSNVVRVPLDEECWLGINGAPKRYSGTRYARAMEAFANLANASGLIVEFDLHFGAAGGGLPTSDRYPGLDLDHAPAFWRSVARAFATNHSVIFNLINEPYVRAWTCYRDGGCETPRVGKLGSWKVVGTQSIVNAIRATGAANPIIVAGLRYSNDLSRWVRYAPADPDHAIVAGAHVYFDGLGCEDPACWTKEFGAVQDAGYPVVVDEFGETDCTHAKIDVLMKWGDERRPPIGYWAWSWNPFSCEKGPSLITNDAGDPTQTYGAGFEAHLKRVQ, from the coding sequence GTGGTTCAGAGGGCCGGCCGATTCTCTCCGTCCGTATTGGTGGCCGCCCTCGTCGTTGCAAGCTGCGGTTATACAACGCTCTCCTCGCCGTCGTCGCTCAACGATCGACCGCAGACGGGAGCGCCCGGCATTGCCGTACGCGGCAACGAGTTCGTCACGACTACCGCGGGACGGCTTGGCGTCCAGTACGTGCGCGCAAACGTTCCCGTCGTATTGCGCGGCGTGAACCTTTCGGGCGCCGAGTATGCCTGTTTGCAAGAGCACTCCTTTTGGGATAACCCCAAGGGGGACCAGGCGACGATTGATGCGATGCTTCGTTGGCATTCCAACGTGGTGCGCGTGCCGCTCGACGAAGAGTGCTGGCTCGGCATCAACGGCGCACCCAAACGATACAGCGGCACGCGGTACGCAAGAGCGATGGAAGCCTTCGCGAATCTTGCCAACGCGAGCGGCTTGATCGTCGAGTTCGATTTGCACTTCGGCGCCGCCGGCGGCGGGCTTCCCACGAGCGATCGATATCCTGGCCTCGATCTCGATCACGCGCCGGCCTTTTGGCGTTCTGTCGCGCGCGCCTTCGCGACGAATCACTCCGTCATCTTCAATTTGATCAACGAGCCGTATGTTCGGGCGTGGACCTGTTATCGCGACGGAGGCTGCGAAACCCCGCGCGTTGGAAAGCTCGGAAGCTGGAAGGTCGTGGGCACTCAGTCGATCGTGAATGCGATCCGCGCGACCGGAGCAGCGAACCCGATCATCGTTGCCGGATTGAGGTACTCGAACGACCTCTCGCGGTGGGTGCGGTACGCGCCGGCCGATCCCGACCACGCGATCGTCGCAGGAGCTCACGTCTATTTCGACGGGCTTGGTTGCGAGGACCCGGCCTGTTGGACGAAAGAGTTTGGGGCTGTCCAGGACGCAGGCTATCCGGTCGTCGTCGACGAGTTCGGCGAAACGGACTGCACGCACGCAAAGATCGACGTTCTGATGAAGTGGGGGGACGAACGCCGTCCCCCAATCGGCTATTGGGCCTGGTCGTGGAACCCGTTTAGCTGCGAAAAAGGGCCCTCATTAATAACCAACGATGCCGGCGATCCCACGCAAACCTACGGGGCCGGATTCGAGGCGCATCTGAAGCGCGTTCAGTAA
- a CDS encoding glycosyltransferase family 39 protein encodes MPQPEFRESPKRTLIKARIFRYAVPVALGLILLLGAVLRLYDIGGVPTELDADEIDLYNSAYSIATTGHDLDGTLLPFFYSPVTRNPPIYAIAAYASALTFGRTPLGLRLPAVIFGLIAIGLLYGIGFELTKRRDVATIAALLMATQPIFVHFARIGWEPASELPFLLGGIYLMLRALGYSMVPIGTVFGAALVLALTAYTYMAGWFYAVLLGGALLAFNLRRFASWRGALTVAGACAMWLLVSAPALWMWFFDPHTVSHTLNMATFAGGVSLGSIHTFFVNYAAHFYWSYLVTTGDPKPAITWRYLNGMGAFFGWVVPLAALGLAASAKYIRPRWALVWTWLWLASYPLGGALTNQGAPGTPNAPRTLAGAPVFCILAAIGSALIFDWAASVRKPGIARSAGVVARAIFATVMVFSTVYFAHFYFTGYVHRNSNAWFSGTGALFAAIRQNRNEYRRICFEVRPAWYPLKTFGLFYLDDVSLRVVNGVDVQQCTLPGTLAAVDNDHPFKRPGFRILAKIVDVDGNPFANLSGHR; translated from the coding sequence ATGCCTCAACCCGAGTTTCGTGAATCACCCAAGCGCACCCTAATCAAAGCACGCATTTTTCGCTACGCCGTTCCGGTTGCGCTCGGCCTGATTTTACTGCTGGGTGCGGTGTTACGGCTCTACGACATCGGCGGCGTCCCGACCGAACTGGACGCCGACGAAATCGATCTCTATAACTCCGCATACAGCATCGCAACGACCGGACACGACCTCGACGGTACCTTGCTACCATTCTTCTATTCGCCGGTAACCCGGAATCCGCCGATTTACGCCATCGCCGCATACGCATCCGCGCTGACCTTCGGGCGCACGCCCCTGGGCTTGCGCCTGCCGGCCGTCATCTTCGGCTTGATCGCGATCGGGCTGCTCTATGGCATTGGCTTCGAGCTGACAAAAAGACGCGACGTCGCGACGATTGCAGCGCTCCTCATGGCGACGCAGCCAATCTTCGTGCACTTCGCGCGCATCGGATGGGAGCCGGCTTCGGAGCTGCCGTTCCTGCTGGGCGGCATCTATCTGATGCTGCGCGCTCTAGGTTACTCTATGGTGCCGATCGGCACCGTTTTCGGCGCGGCGCTCGTGCTCGCCCTCACGGCATATACGTACATGGCGGGTTGGTTTTACGCCGTGCTGCTCGGCGGCGCGCTTCTCGCTTTCAATTTGCGCCGTTTTGCGTCATGGCGCGGTGCGCTCACCGTCGCGGGCGCCTGCGCGATGTGGTTGCTCGTGTCCGCGCCCGCGCTCTGGATGTGGTTCTTTGACCCGCACACCGTTTCTCACACGCTCAACATGGCAACATTCGCAGGCGGCGTGTCACTCGGTTCGATACATACGTTTTTCGTCAACTACGCTGCGCATTTCTACTGGTCGTATCTGGTAACGACCGGCGATCCGAAGCCGGCAATTACGTGGCGTTATCTGAACGGCATGGGCGCGTTTTTCGGATGGGTCGTTCCGCTCGCTGCGCTTGGATTGGCGGCGAGCGCGAAATACATCCGCCCCCGCTGGGCGCTGGTCTGGACGTGGCTTTGGCTCGCTTCATATCCGCTTGGAGGTGCGCTTACCAACCAAGGCGCGCCGGGAACGCCCAATGCGCCGCGGACGCTCGCCGGTGCACCGGTCTTCTGCATCCTCGCCGCGATCGGTAGCGCCCTCATCTTCGATTGGGCCGCTTCCGTGCGCAAGCCCGGCATTGCTCGCTCCGCGGGGGTCGTTGCTCGCGCGATCTTCGCAACGGTGATGGTCTTCTCGACAGTGTATTTTGCGCATTTCTACTTTACCGGTTACGTGCATCGAAACTCAAACGCATGGTTTTCCGGGACCGGCGCGCTTTTCGCGGCGATCCGGCAGAACCGCAACGAGTACCGGCGAATCTGTTTCGAGGTCCGGCCGGCTTGGTATCCGCTCAAGACGTTTGGGCTCTTCTATCTCGACGACGTATCCCTGAGAGTCGTCAATGGCGTCGACGTCCAGCAGTGCACGCTCCCCGGCACGCTAGCCGCTGTCGACAACGATCATCCGTTCAAGCGGCCCGGCTTTCGCATCCTCGCCAAGATCGTCGACGTCGACGGCAATCCCTTCGCCAACTTGAGCGGCCATCGCTAG
- a CDS encoding phage holin family protein encodes MATNGADDKTGEPTSPLQQLAADITTLIRHEVELAKAELGEKIKSAGIGAGMLSASAITGLLTVGCLTALVALLLSLVIPGWAAVLAITVLWGAVTAVLAMLGKKKVENAAPFVPEQTIENVKEDLEWARQRAKQQSRT; translated from the coding sequence ATGGCAACAAACGGCGCGGATGATAAAACCGGCGAACCCACGAGTCCCCTTCAACAGCTCGCCGCCGATATCACAACCCTGATTCGGCACGAAGTCGAACTTGCCAAAGCCGAGCTGGGAGAAAAGATTAAATCCGCCGGGATAGGCGCTGGAATGCTCAGCGCTTCGGCCATTACCGGGCTTTTGACCGTGGGCTGCCTCACCGCGCTCGTCGCGCTGCTGCTTTCCTTGGTGATTCCGGGATGGGCCGCGGTGCTCGCCATCACCGTACTATGGGGCGCCGTAACGGCCGTCTTGGCGATGCTCGGCAAGAAAAAGGTTGAAAATGCGGCCCCTTTCGTGCCAGAACAGACTATCGAAAACGTCAAAGAGGATTTGGAATGGGCTCGTCAGCGCGCCAAGCAGCAATCTCGAACGTAA
- a CDS encoding YihY/virulence factor BrkB family protein: MGSSARQAAISNVIPLLKETFSEFQRHKAQWLAAAIAYFTLFAVAPLIIIVVEIAGFFLGRHQVVLDQLYGYMSSTAGPAAAHGIQSIVTATFSQRKAGLISQIGGWVVFILGAVGLFSSLQEALNTIWDVEPQKRSLLQTVKERLLSFGTVLAIAFLLLVSLGLNSLLTIASAALVHVFPGFPLLLKIADFVVSLGLVTGLFALMYEFLPECRIAWRSVWPGAAVSALLFVIGQFLLGWYLGRAGVSSGYGSFGGVIIFLIWVNYSAQIMLFGAEFTHVYASRSNEPQSSARGKRRKGRSTAAVTT, translated from the coding sequence ATGGGCTCGTCAGCGCGCCAAGCAGCAATCTCGAACGTAATCCCCCTTCTCAAAGAAACGTTTTCGGAGTTTCAGCGCCACAAGGCTCAGTGGCTCGCGGCGGCGATTGCGTATTTCACATTGTTCGCCGTGGCGCCGCTCATCATCATCGTCGTCGAAATTGCGGGGTTCTTTCTCGGGCGCCATCAGGTCGTCTTGGATCAGCTATACGGCTACATGTCGTCGACGGCCGGTCCGGCTGCCGCGCACGGAATACAGTCGATCGTTACGGCGACCTTCTCGCAGCGCAAAGCCGGCCTGATATCGCAAATCGGCGGCTGGGTCGTCTTCATCTTAGGGGCGGTCGGATTATTCTCGTCTCTGCAAGAGGCGCTCAACACCATCTGGGACGTCGAGCCCCAAAAACGATCGCTGCTGCAGACGGTCAAGGAGCGCCTGCTTTCCTTTGGAACGGTTCTGGCCATCGCGTTCCTTCTGCTCGTTTCGCTCGGCCTCAACTCTTTGTTGACCATCGCCAGCGCAGCGCTCGTGCACGTGTTTCCAGGATTTCCCCTCCTGCTCAAAATTGCTGACTTCGTGGTATCGCTGGGGCTCGTCACCGGCCTATTCGCATTGATGTACGAATTTCTGCCGGAGTGCAGGATTGCATGGCGCAGCGTTTGGCCTGGAGCAGCCGTGTCGGCGTTGCTCTTCGTGATCGGCCAATTCTTGCTCGGATGGTATTTGGGGCGTGCCGGGGTTTCTTCGGGGTATGGAAGTTTCGGCGGCGTCATCATCTTTTTGATCTGGGTGAACTACTCGGCTCAAATCATGTTGTTCGGCGCCGAATTCACGCACGTCTACGCGAGTCGCTCGAATGAGCCGCAATCGTCGGCCCGTGGCAAACGGCGGAAAGGCCGCTCCACGGCAGCGGTAACGACGTAG
- a CDS encoding Crp/Fnr family transcriptional regulator: protein MEATTLLSKNALLATLRDGHRTPPEGIHVVDLKTHDSVYEAGKAMDEVYFPIDSVISVVTTLLDGTAVEVGTIGSEGTTGMFSALGASTVPNATFCQVSGGAFVMSRRTFMRLLADSDTFRDALNAYTIGYLNVVAQLVACNRIHHLDARCARWLLMTHDRVGRDKFPLTQEFLAMMLGVRRSGVTLAATAFADAGFIKYSRGNMVILNRAGLEKEACECYAVTKREFTFPQAQ from the coding sequence ATGGAAGCTACAACGCTCCTTTCGAAAAACGCCCTTCTGGCTACGCTGCGCGACGGCCATCGCACGCCGCCCGAGGGCATTCATGTGGTCGACCTCAAGACCCACGACTCGGTGTACGAAGCCGGTAAGGCGATGGACGAGGTCTATTTCCCCATCGATTCGGTAATTTCGGTCGTGACCACATTGTTGGATGGTACTGCCGTGGAGGTTGGAACTATCGGAAGCGAAGGCACGACTGGCATGTTCAGCGCGCTCGGCGCGTCAACCGTTCCGAACGCGACATTTTGTCAAGTGAGCGGTGGGGCCTTCGTCATGTCCCGACGGACATTTATGCGGCTTCTCGCGGACTCTGACACGTTCCGTGACGCATTGAATGCCTATACGATCGGGTATCTCAATGTGGTGGCTCAGCTCGTGGCATGCAACCGCATTCACCATTTAGATGCCCGTTGCGCCCGCTGGCTCCTCATGACCCACGACCGCGTCGGCAGAGATAAGTTTCCGCTAACGCAAGAGTTCTTGGCGATGATGCTCGGAGTGCGCAGATCCGGCGTAACGCTTGCAGCGACAGCTTTTGCCGACGCTGGATTCATCAAATACAGTCGCGGCAACATGGTAATTCTCAACCGCGCGGGCTTGGAGAAGGAAGCCTGCGAGTGCTATGCGGTTACAAAACGCGAGTTTACTTTTCCGCAAGCACAATAA
- a CDS encoding STAS domain-containing protein has protein sequence MNQAATPVVRIHLRGEYDIASAEKLRALLAPAEEAQTAIIDLSEATYIDSATLNSLCRLKVRMVARRGGSVHLVGVKPIHRRLLHITNLDRLFEISE, from the coding sequence GTGAACCAGGCCGCTACTCCCGTCGTGCGGATCCATCTTCGCGGCGAGTACGATATCGCGTCGGCGGAAAAGCTCAGAGCGTTGTTGGCGCCCGCCGAAGAAGCGCAAACGGCAATAATCGACTTGAGCGAAGCCACGTATATAGACTCAGCTACGCTGAATTCGCTCTGCCGCCTCAAGGTAAGAATGGTGGCGCGGCGCGGAGGCTCCGTTCATTTAGTTGGCGTGAAGCCCATCCATCGTCGATTGTTGCATATCACGAACCTCGACAGATTGTTCGAAATTAGCGAGTAG
- a CDS encoding glycosyltransferase, producing the protein MLRRRSRVFCFAHLRWDFVYQRPQHLMTLLSADRDVIYYEEAQETDGEPCLSLRRAGNVTIVTPRIPSSLREERAISLQRRMLKQFVTDGQYDDAVLWYFTPMAMEFSDDLQGIRVYDCMDELALFKGAPPKLALLERELVARASLIFTGGRSLYYAKRRLHPDVYCFPSGVDAEHFAPTGRKEPHDLESVGRPRIGFYGVIDERFDADFVAVLARELDDWQLIFVGPIVKIDAATLPQAPNLHYFGMRQYSELPAYLEHWDVALLPFALNDATRFISPTKTLEYLAARKAVISTPIADVVDPYGTQGLVYIAATAAQAAGYARAALRQGPSPAWHSAVSRTLGNSSWQATAAAMERLIDEVTATASERAG; encoded by the coding sequence ATGCTACGCCGTCGATCCCGTGTATTCTGCTTTGCCCACCTGCGTTGGGACTTTGTCTACCAGCGCCCCCAACATCTCATGACTCTTCTCTCGGCCGATCGTGACGTGATCTACTACGAGGAGGCCCAAGAGACCGACGGAGAGCCCTGCCTTTCGCTGCGACGGGCGGGCAACGTTACGATCGTAACGCCCCGGATCCCCTCAAGTCTTCGGGAGGAGCGAGCCATTTCGTTGCAGCGGCGAATGCTCAAACAGTTCGTCACCGACGGGCAATACGATGACGCCGTGCTTTGGTACTTTACGCCCATGGCCATGGAGTTCAGCGACGACCTTCAGGGAATTCGGGTCTACGATTGTATGGACGAGCTGGCGTTGTTTAAGGGCGCGCCGCCCAAGCTGGCATTGTTAGAGCGCGAACTTGTGGCACGCGCGTCGTTGATTTTTACCGGCGGCCGCAGTCTCTACTATGCGAAACGACGTCTCCACCCCGACGTATACTGTTTCCCGAGCGGCGTCGATGCCGAGCACTTCGCGCCGACTGGTAGAAAGGAACCTCACGACCTCGAGAGTGTTGGGCGGCCTCGAATCGGATTCTATGGCGTTATCGACGAACGCTTCGATGCCGACTTTGTCGCGGTTCTGGCGCGTGAGCTGGATGACTGGCAGTTAATTTTCGTCGGGCCCATCGTGAAGATCGACGCCGCGACGCTCCCCCAAGCGCCGAATCTCCACTATTTCGGAATGCGCCAGTACTCCGAGTTGCCGGCCTATCTCGAACACTGGGACGTCGCACTGCTACCCTTTGCGCTGAACGATGCGACTCGATTTATCAGTCCAACGAAGACGCTGGAATACCTCGCAGCACGCAAAGCCGTGATCTCCACGCCGATCGCCGATGTGGTCGACCCATATGGCACGCAAGGCCTCGTCTACATCGCTGCGACAGCGGCGCAGGCCGCCGGATATGCTCGCGCCGCATTGCGACAAGGGCCGTCCCCGGCGTGGCATAGCGCCGTTAGCCGAACGCTGGGCAATTCGTCCTGGCAGGCCACTGCGGCGGCCATGGAACGCCTCATCGACGAGGTCACGGCGACCGCGTCGGAGCGCGCCGGATGA